From a region of the Capricornis sumatraensis isolate serow.1 chromosome 22, serow.2, whole genome shotgun sequence genome:
- the LOC138069389 gene encoding putative olfactory receptor 2W6 → MGTSNGSSRTDFILLGFSDRPQLEHIISVIVFIFYIIILVGNTTIILVSYLDTQLHTPMYFFLSNLSFVDLCYTTSIIPQMLVNLWGPKKSITYGGCVLQFFFALDLGATECLLLAVMAYDRYAAVCQPLHYTVIMHPELCQKMVLIAWLGGLGSALILCSLTLKLPRCGHREVDNFFCEMPALIKMACVYSKVIEVAVFALGAVFLLVPLSLILISYGVITQAVMRIKSAARWRKILHTCGSHLTVVSLFYGTIIYMYMKPHTSASQDEGKFLTLFYTIVTPSLNPLIYTLRNKDVKSAIKRILWIKINGQRSHELSRKIRV, encoded by the coding sequence ATGGGAACCAGCAATGGAAGTTCCAGAACAGACTTCATCCTTCTGGGCTTTTCTGATCGGCCCCAATTGGAACATATCATCTCTGTGATTGTCTTCATCTTCTATATTATAATCCTGGTAGGAAACACAACTATCATTCTTGTATCTTACCTAGACACCCAGCTCCATACGCCCATGTATTTCTTCTTATCCAATTTGTCTTTTGTGGACCTCTGTTACACAACTAGCATTATCCCCCAGATGCTGGTAAATCTATGGGGTCCAAAAAAGTCTATTACATATGGAGGCTGTGTGCTCCAATTCTTCTTTGCCCTTGACTTGGGAGCCACAGAATGCCTTCTCTTGGCTGTAATGGCTTATGACCGCTATGCTGCGGTCTGTCAGCCTCTTCACTACACAGTAATAATGCACCCTGAGCTTTGCCAGAAGATGGTATTGATTGCCTGGTTAGGTGGTCTTGGCAGTGCCTTAATTCTTTGCTCTTTGACTTTGAAGTTGCCAAGATGTGGGCACCGGGAGGTGGATAACTTTTTCTGTGAGATGCCAGCATTGATCAAGATGGCTTGTGTCTATTCAAAAGTAATCGAAGTTGCTGTCTTTGCTCTTGGGGCGGTATTTCTTCTGGTACCTCTGTCACTAATTCTCATCTCATATGGAGTCATCACTCAAGCTGTCATGAGAATCAAGTCAGCAGCAAGGTGGCGAAAGATCCTTCATACATGTGGTTCCCACCTCACAGTAGTATCTCTGTTTTATGGAACAATCATTTATATGTACATGAAGCCACATACTAGTGCCTCGCAAGATGAGGGGAAGTTCCTTACTCTCTTTTACACAATTGTCACACCCAGCCTTAACCCTCTGATATACACTTTAAGAAACAAAGATGTAAAGAGTGCAATAAAGAGAATATTGTGGATTAAAATAAATGGCCAGCGAAGTCATGAATTAAGTAGAAAAATCAGAGTGTAG
- the LOC138069366 gene encoding putative olfactory receptor 2W6, translating into MGTSNGSSRTDFILLGFSDQPQLEHIISVIVFIFYIITLIGNTTIILVSYLDTQLHTPMYFFLSNLSFVDLCYTTSIIPQMLVNLWGPKKSITYGGCVLQFFFALDLGATECLLLAMMAYDRYAAVCQPLHYTVIMHPELCQKMVLIAWLGGLGSALILCSLTLKLPRCGHREVDNFFCEMPALIKMACVYSKVIEVVVFALGAVFLLVPLSLILISYGVITQAVMRIKSAARWRKILHTCGSHLTVVSLFYGTVIYMYMKPQTSTSQNEGKFLTLFYTIVTPSLNPLIYTLRNKDVKSAIRRILWIKKWPAKS; encoded by the coding sequence ATGGGAACCAGCAATGGAAGTTCCAGAACAGACTTCATCCTTCTAGGCTTTTCTGATCAGCCCCAATTGGAACATATCATCTCTGTGATTGTCTTCATCTTCTATATTATAACCCTGATAGGAAACACAACTATCATTCTTGTATCTTACCTAGACACCCAGCTCCATACGCCCATGTATTTCTTCTTATCCAATTTGTCTTTTGTGGACCTCTGTTACACAACTAGCATTATCCCCCAGATGCTGGTAAATCTATGGGGTCCAAAAAAGTCTATTACATATGGAGGCTGTGTGCTCCAATTCTTCTTTGCCCTTGACTTGGGAGCCACAGAATGCCTTCTCTTGGCtatgatggcctatgaccgctatgctGCGGTCTGTCAACCTCTTCACTACACAGTAATAATGCACCCTGAGCTTTGCCAGAAGATGGTATTGATTGCCTGGTTAGGTGGTCTTGGCAGTGCCTTAATTCTTTGCTCTTTGACTTTGAAGTTGCCAAGATGTGGGCACCGGGAGGTGGATAACTTTTTCTGTGAGATGCCAGCATTGATCAAGATGGCTTGTGTCTATTCAAAAGTAATCGAAGTTGTTGTCTTTGCTCTTGGGGCGGTATTTCTTCTGGTACCTCTGTCACTAATTCTCATCTCATATGGAGTCATCACTCAAGCTGTCATGAGAATCAAGTCAGCAGCAAGGTGGCGAAAGATCCTTCATACATGTGGTTCCCATCTCACAGTAGTATCTCTGTTTTATGGAACAGTAATTTATATGTACATGAAGCCGCAAACTAGCACCTCACAAAATGAGGGGAAATTCCTTACTCTGTTTTATACCATTGTCACACCCAGTCTTAACCCTCTGATATATACTTTGAGAAACAAAGATGTAAAGAGTGCAATAAGGAGAATATTGTGGATAAAAAAATGGCCAGCAAAGTCATGA